The Fluviispira sanaruensis sequence TGCCAACTGAGTGATTGGATTTGCCCCTGCTTCCGCAATATGGTAACCCGAAATACTCACAGAATAATAATTTTTTACTTTTTCTTGGACAAAGTACTCTTGAATATCTCCCATCATTTTTAAGGCAAAATCAATGGAAAATATACAGGTATTTTGTGCTTGGTCTTCTTTTAAAATATCTGCTTGTACAGTACCTCGCACAGTTTCGAGAGTAAATTTTCTAACAGCAATTATTTCATCCTCTGTTAATTTATGTCCTTTTTTCTTTTCTGCCAATTCTAATTGTTGATCGATGGCTGTATTAAAAAAATAAGCTAGAATAATGGGAGCAGGTCCGTTGATTGTCATACTCACGCTTGTATTCGGATCACATAAATCGAATCCTTTGTACAAGAGTTTCATATCCTCAAGGGTAGCTATACTAACCCCACTTTCACCTACTTTCCCATAAATATCTGGTCTTTTTGTAGGCTCATCGCCATACAAAGTCACACTGTCAAAAGCAGTTGAAAGCCTTTTCGCACTGTCATTTTTGGTTAAAAAATGAAAACGATTATTTGTTCTTGCCGGTCCACCTTCTCCCGCAAATTGTCTTTTCGGATCTTCATCTGCGCGCTTAAAAGGAAATACTCCTGCAGTGTATGGGAATGCCCCAGGTACGTTTTCATTGCGTAAATATTTAATTATTTCACCGAAACTTTCGCATTGCGGTAAATATATTTTTTTTATTTTTAAACCGGATAAAGAAATAGTATTTGTATCTACAGAATATTGTTTGCCTCTTACTTCATATTTAAAAGAATCACCCAAATAATTCGCTTTTAAATCTTCAAAATTCTGCAAGTCATTTTTTAAATTCTTAGGAAAATGTTCCCATGATTTTTTTATTTCCTTGTCAATGTTTTGATGAAAAATCTGATCTTTTATTAATTTCTTAGCTCTTTCTAAGGAAAATATATCCGTTGCTATTTTTGCCAGATCGACCGTTTCTTTATGATAAGCACGGATGGCACTTGCAATTTCACTTAAATAGTTTGTCCTATTTTGCGCAATGATTGGTGAAACATTTGATGATTTTCGCGCAGTTTTTAGATCGAGTCTTGGTTGCCAAGAAACCTGTTTCGCCCTCTCTTCCATAATTTTTAATAACTCTCGATAAAGTGCATTGACCCCATCGTCATTAAACTTAGAAGCAATTGTGCCAAAAACAGGATAGCTCTCTTCTCTAATATTTTTATTGCCTGCATAACGACTGCGGCGAATGGTGGTTTTTACATCGCGAAAAGCATCTTCTGAACCCCTCCGATCAAATTTATTGATCGCAATGAGATCAGCAAAATCTAACATATCTATTTTTTCAAGCTGGGTCGCTGCGCCAAATTCACTTGTCATTACATAAAGTGACAAGTCAGACACGTCGAGAATTCCTGTGTCACCTTGCCCAATCCCACTTGTTTCAACAATAATAAGATCAAAACCTGCACTACGCGCTAAACAAATTGCTTCTCGTGTAATTGAAGATAATTCACTTTTACTTCCACGCGTTGCAAAACTATGCATAAAAATATTTGAATGATTGATTGCATTCATCCGAATGCGATCCCCTAACAGGGCTCCGCCTGTTTTGCGTTTAGACGGATCCACACTAAAAATACAGATTTTTCTTTCAGGAAATTCCAAAATTAAGCGTCGGATGAGCTCATCTGTCAAACTACTTTTGCCTGCTCCGCCCGTTCCCGTCACCCCTAAAACAAGTGGAGGTGTTTTGTTGTTACTTTCTTCTTTTTTTCTTTTTCCGTTCTCAATTTGCGCTAAAATTTTTGATGGCAATCCGTGTAAATTATTTTCAATGACACTCAGAGCGCGCGCTAAGCGCAAATGATCACCCGCTGCAATATCACGATTTTCCATTTCTTCAGGCCAGCTCTCGAGTGAATAATCTGATTTTTCAAGCATATCGCAGATCATTCCCTCAAGTCCCATTTTTAAACCATCATCGGGTGAATAGATGCGCGTGATGCCGAATTTCTGCAATTCTTCAATTTCTTTTGCGATGATAACCCCACCACCACCACCAAAAATTTTCATATCGGGACGCCCCATTTTATCGAGCATCTCCCTCATATATTTAAAATATTCGACGTGACCACCTTGATAGGAGCTGACTGAAATCGAGTGCACATCTTCTTCAATTGCTGCATTGACCACTTCGCTAACACTGCGATTGTGGCCAAGATGAATCACTTCTGCTCCACCTTGTTGCAAAAGTCTGCGAATGATATTGATACTGGCATCATGTCCATCAAACAGAGCAGTCGCAGTCACAAATCTAACTTTGTTCTTAAGACGATAGCTAAAGCTTGTTTCCATCGCTTTTAATCCTCTATGATAACGCGATATCGAATCGCTGCCTTGGGGATTGAATCTGAAGTCTGTCGATTGAGATTATATCTAATATAAAATTGGAGAATATACAAAATGTGGCCGTTGACTGGAAAAGAAATATATCAGGCTATTTTAGAAGAATCATGTCCATTTGAAACTTTAGAAAATGTTACTTTAATTGGAGTTTGTACGGACAGTCGTAAATTGAAACCACAACAGTTTTTTGTTGCCCTACAAGGAGAAAACTTTGATGGGCATTCTTATTTACAAGAATGTTTTGAAAAAGAATTGCCTTTAGCTTTGGTCAATAAAGATTCTAAATTTGTAAATGAATTAAAACCAGAGTTTCGTGAAAAATGCATTGAAGTAGAAAATGTATTGATTTCTTTTCGACAATTTGCTCAATTTATGAGGCATCGTTTTCCATTTCCAGTGATAGGAATTGGTGGGAGCAATGGAAAAACGACAACGAAAGAAATGCTAGCCAGTTTATTGAGTGGACCGAATTATAAAGTAACAAAAACCCAAAAAAGTGAAAATGGATTTTTAGGACTCGCTATTACATTGTGTCAAGAAGAACATAATATAAAAGAACAACCACATGCGCTTGTGCTTGAAATTGGTATTGATGAAATGGGAGCAATGCAGCAGCATGTCGATTTAAGCGAACCTGATATATCTGTTTTAACTGCACTTGGGCCCGAACATTTAGAAAGATTAAAAAATTGGGAAAGTGCAGCGAATGAAGAATTATTTTTATTTAGAAATCCATATACAACAAGAATTTGGCAGCTTGCAGATGAAAGAATTTTATCTGGATTTACCCATGATATTAATATTCAATACCGTGGTAAAGTAACGCATCATAAATATCCTTTGTCGATTGAAAAAGATTTTCTTGTCATCGAAAAATGTGAATTTGATCAAGAATACACACAAAGAGATTTTATATTTGAAAATACGGAACGAACTATCGTTTGGGAAATAATTAATGAAACACCTACTAAATCTGAAATTAAATTAGAGATTTTTTCTAAAGAAGGAAAATTATTTACAGAAAGTAATCACATTTATGAAATTCCACTCCCCGGCAAACACAACGCTGCAAATTTTGCCCTCGCTTTTGCTACTGCCATCAAAATGAAACGCACTCCTAGAGAAATATTAGAAGGATGGAAAAATTTTGTCCCACCTCCTATGCGATCTAAAATCTCTACTTTAAAAAATGGAACCATTCTATTTGATGACACTTATAATGCAAGCCCTATGAGTATTGAAGCTGCATTAAATACAATTGAGAATAAAGAGTGGGCAGATAAACCTAAATTAATTATTTTAGGTGACATGCTTGATCTAGGGAGCGAGTCAAAATACTGGCATGAACTGCTTTTTCATCCTCTGAAAAATTTACAGAGGAGCTACTTGTGCCTTTACGGTTCTGCGATGTATGATTGCTTTAAGCTACTAAAAGAAACTGAAGAGACCTTGATTAAAGAAAACAACACGCGGATTTTCTGGCTTGCTGCAGAAGAAGACCCGGTTGCATTTCTTAATATTGAGGGCGTGGATCTTTCTCAGTTTGTCATACTAATTAAAGGCAGTCGAGGAATGAAACTCGACCGGTTGGTGAAAGTCATTGAAGAAAAATGCTGTTGATTTATTAAGATCACAGTTAGAATTGATAAATTTTGAAATTCGGGAGGTGTATTCTATGCGACCTGAAGTTCTTCAAAATGAATTGCTAAAAATTCTCGAAAGTTCTTTTGTCGGAAAACCGTGTGAAGGGAGAGATGATGTCGTTCTTTCGTTAAATGAAGATCAAATGTTCAAATTGTGGAACATTCTTGGTGAAGAACTGGGAATTGATCTTTCTTTAGCCACAGATGATCAAAGAAAATTATTATTTGATGCCTGTGACAATGGTAAACATATTGCCGCCCGTGATTTTAGTTCATTATTATGGCTTGTTTACTATAGTGATGCCGCCTACCAATAGTTTATTTTTAATTAAAAAAAGCAATAATTCAATATAAGTTATATAATCCCAAATTTTTATTTTTCATTTAAAAAATTTTGTATGCGATCCATAATTAATATGTTATGGGTCAATCGTATTTTAAGAATACGATCTCCTTATTTGTTTACAAAGCTTATTCCTTGCAAAAAACCAATAATGGATCATTTTTAACTTGTTTATTAACGAGATAGATTTATACAGCAGGTCATGTTATGTTGAATAAAAGTACTTTTAGAAAATCACTTTTTCAAAAAGTTAAAGATTACTTTAATCCGCATAAAATCCATACAGTGCCAAATTTTCTCAAACGTGCTTATACAATGGGTATTATATTTTTTGTGCTTTTGAGTTTAATTCTTATTCGCTATGCTTGGATTACCATTCTCCCGACCCAACTCAGAGAAAAACTTGTCACTACAGGCACACGTCAATTTGAAACCACTGTGACTTATTCACAGCCGCGAGCAACAATCACCGATCGCAATGGAAAAGTTTTAGGTGTAAGTGTTCCAAGACCCAGTCTTTTTATTTTAACCAAACGAATGCCCGACGATAACGAAACACTTAAAAAAGTTTCTAAACAACTCAATATTCCATTCAAAGAATTGCTGAACTATAAAAGCGATAAACGAAATTTTATTTGGCTCAAAAGGCAAATGTCGCAAAAAGAATTCAACGCCATAGGTTCTCTAAAAAAATGGCAAAACTTTATCGGAGTTGTCGATGAACCAAAAAGAATCTACCCAGAGGGAGAAACGGCAGCTCAATTGATTGGCTTTGTCGGTGCGGATGGCAATGGCTTAGAGGGAATCGAACAAGTTTATAATTCACGCCTTAAAATTAAAAACACGCGCGTAGATGTTCTCCGTGATGCACGGGGTCGTTTGGTGATAGTGACTCCAAATGATGCTTCTAAACCTACACAGAATGTACCAAATTTAAAATTATCCATCGATCTCTCGATTCAACAATTTACAGAACAAGCTTTAAAAGCTGGGGCTATCAATGCAAAAGCCAAAGGTGGCAGCGCCATTGTCATGGATGTCACCACGGGTGAAGTTCTTGCTATAGCAAGTTATCCTACATACGACTTAAATAATCCACCCAATAATAACCCCGCAGCAAGACGCTTCCGTCCCGTCATGGATGCCATTGAACTCGGTTCCGTGGCAAAACCCATGTGGATTGCAAAAGCTCTCGACCTCAATCTCATCTCTAAAAATACTTTATTCGACGTGCGAGGCGGACGCTTAGCCATCCCCGGTGGCAAAATCCGCGACGATCACCCAATGATTACTTTAGATACGCAAGGGGTACTCAGATACAGCAGTAACATTGGGATGTATAAAATTGCACAAAGAATTGGCCGCGAGAAATTCTACAATTCTCTTATGCAAGTTGGTTTCGGCAGATCCCCCGGCACCGGTTTCCCAGGTGAATGGAAAGGCAGAATTCACAAACCCGAATCGTGGAGCGAAATGCGCTTTGCCAATATGGCTTTTGGCCAGGGCTTTGCGATTTCCCCTCTCCAACTTATTCATGGACTCTCTATTATGGTTGGCGGAGGAGTGGATCGCGGTGTTAACTTACTCGCGACGAATTCCAACTTAAATAAAGACTTTGTTGGTCCACCCCTAGAATATGTGTCTAAAGAAACAAGTAAAATGATAAGCAAAATGATGGGTAACGTAACAGAGGAAAGCAACGCTGGCAGAATTCCTGGAGTGCTCGTTGGAGGAAAAACCGGTACCGCCCAGATTTGGTCCACCAAAACCAATTCCTACTCGGAACGCACAGCTGTGTTTGAAGGCATTATTCCAGCAAACAATCCTAAACTCGCCATCGTTGTTGTGCTCGATGAAGTTAAAGTGCGCCCCGCTTACGGGGCAAAACTTGCCGGCCCCGTTTTCACTGAAATTGGCCGCAAAACAGTGCACTACCTCAATTCCCAAGGCGTTTTTAGCGTTGAACCCTATGACAATGCCTATGCTGACAAAAAAACAGCACTTATTGCACAGTAAAAATCTAAGAACTTGACTTTGACATAGTTATAGTCGCAAGTTAGTCTTTCACCAATCAGCTCCCCGCTGATTGATTCTCTCTATGGACCCATGGTGAAGTGGATATCACGTAGGCCTCCGAAGCCTGAAGCGCAAGTTCGATTCTTGCTGGGTCCGCCATAGAGTTATTCTTATTTTCCAAGTGTTTTTATCACCCAGCAAGATAGTCCCAATTTTTGCTGGGGACTGGAAAATATTCAGATACTAGATTTTGCGCATTAATAAATAAAATATCTTTATAGCTTGATTAAAATGCGTTCTAAGATTCTACATTACACATCTAGCAATTCGCTTAACTCTCCCTCAATTTACTTTAAAATTTCAATTTGAAATTGAGATTACGATCATTTGACTTTTTAAATAAATTTAGAGAGTCTAAACTTATGGATATCGATTTCAATTTAATTATGTCATGAACATAAGATCAAAGAATATTCTTTTCATCCTAAAGAAATTTCAAAAGATTTTCAGTTAAATAAAAGGATAATATATGCATACATTGAGAAAAATAAAGTTCTATTTTTTTGTTATAATAATGAGCTCTTATGGTTTATCTTATGCGAATACAGTGCATACGAATCAGTATTCTCTCAATTTTCAATTAAAAACTCCAATTAATATAAAATTAACTGAACAAGAAATGAGTTTTTATAAATATCTATTAATTGATGACTATATTTCTGCTATAAATGGTGCTAAGTCCATTATTCCAAAAGCTTATACTTCGGTAAATCCTGAAATAATACATAAAGAATATGAAAAAAATGAGGCTGCTGGAGATTTAAAATACAAAGATAAAGAAGTTGTTCTAAAAGGAAAGATCAAGACCATTAGTCGCTCTATAGGTGATAATTACTATATTGAGTTTTATTCAGGTAAAAATGTTTTTACAAATACAAAAGCTATTATGAAAAGTGGAAATCAAGAATATT is a genomic window containing:
- the icmF gene encoding fused isobutyryl-CoA mutase/GTPase IcmF, translating into METSFSYRLKNKVRFVTATALFDGHDASINIIRRLLQQGGAEVIHLGHNRSVSEVVNAAIEEDVHSISVSSYQGGHVEYFKYMREMLDKMGRPDMKIFGGGGGVIIAKEIEELQKFGITRIYSPDDGLKMGLEGMICDMLEKSDYSLESWPEEMENRDIAAGDHLRLARALSVIENNLHGLPSKILAQIENGKRKKEESNNKTPPLVLGVTGTGGAGKSSLTDELIRRLILEFPERKICIFSVDPSKRKTGGALLGDRIRMNAINHSNIFMHSFATRGSKSELSSITREAICLARSAGFDLIIVETSGIGQGDTGILDVSDLSLYVMTSEFGAATQLEKIDMLDFADLIAINKFDRRGSEDAFRDVKTTIRRSRYAGNKNIREESYPVFGTIASKFNDDGVNALYRELLKIMEERAKQVSWQPRLDLKTARKSSNVSPIIAQNRTNYLSEIASAIRAYHKETVDLAKIATDIFSLERAKKLIKDQIFHQNIDKEIKKSWEHFPKNLKNDLQNFEDLKANYLGDSFKYEVRGKQYSVDTNTISLSGLKIKKIYLPQCESFGEIIKYLRNENVPGAFPYTAGVFPFKRADEDPKRQFAGEGGPARTNNRFHFLTKNDSAKRLSTAFDSVTLYGDEPTKRPDIYGKVGESGVSIATLEDMKLLYKGFDLCDPNTSVSMTINGPAPIILAYFFNTAIDQQLELAEKKKGHKLTEDEIIAVRKFTLETVRGTVQADILKEDQAQNTCIFSIDFALKMMGDIQEYFVQEKVKNYYSVSISGYHIAEAGANPITQLAFTLANGFTYVEYYLSRGMHIDDFAPNLAFFFSNGMDPEYSVIGRVARRIWAIAMRDKYKANERSQKLKYHIQTSGRSLHAQEMDFNDIRTTLQALLAMSDNCNSLHTNAYDEAITTPTEESVRRSMAIQLILAREFGMLKNENPQQGSYFIEALTNAVEEAVLLEFERISARGGVLGAMETQYQRGKIQEESLYYETLKHTGKLPIIGVNTYLKNNSESNYIPLEIQLSRASYEEKDEQLNRLQSFKHENKNALEVALGRLQTKVLAGENVFEELLHTTRYASLGEITQALYAVGGQFRRAM
- a CDS encoding Mur ligase family protein; this encodes MWPLTGKEIYQAILEESCPFETLENVTLIGVCTDSRKLKPQQFFVALQGENFDGHSYLQECFEKELPLALVNKDSKFVNELKPEFREKCIEVENVLISFRQFAQFMRHRFPFPVIGIGGSNGKTTTKEMLASLLSGPNYKVTKTQKSENGFLGLAITLCQEEHNIKEQPHALVLEIGIDEMGAMQQHVDLSEPDISVLTALGPEHLERLKNWESAANEELFLFRNPYTTRIWQLADERILSGFTHDINIQYRGKVTHHKYPLSIEKDFLVIEKCEFDQEYTQRDFIFENTERTIVWEIINETPTKSEIKLEIFSKEGKLFTESNHIYEIPLPGKHNAANFALAFATAIKMKRTPREILEGWKNFVPPPMRSKISTLKNGTILFDDTYNASPMSIEAALNTIENKEWADKPKLIILGDMLDLGSESKYWHELLFHPLKNLQRSYLCLYGSAMYDCFKLLKETEETLIKENNTRIFWLAAEEDPVAFLNIEGVDLSQFVILIKGSRGMKLDRLVKVIEEKCC
- a CDS encoding peptidoglycan D,D-transpeptidase FtsI family protein; translated protein: MLNKSTFRKSLFQKVKDYFNPHKIHTVPNFLKRAYTMGIIFFVLLSLILIRYAWITILPTQLREKLVTTGTRQFETTVTYSQPRATITDRNGKVLGVSVPRPSLFILTKRMPDDNETLKKVSKQLNIPFKELLNYKSDKRNFIWLKRQMSQKEFNAIGSLKKWQNFIGVVDEPKRIYPEGETAAQLIGFVGADGNGLEGIEQVYNSRLKIKNTRVDVLRDARGRLVIVTPNDASKPTQNVPNLKLSIDLSIQQFTEQALKAGAINAKAKGGSAIVMDVTTGEVLAIASYPTYDLNNPPNNNPAARRFRPVMDAIELGSVAKPMWIAKALDLNLISKNTLFDVRGGRLAIPGGKIRDDHPMITLDTQGVLRYSSNIGMYKIAQRIGREKFYNSLMQVGFGRSPGTGFPGEWKGRIHKPESWSEMRFANMAFGQGFAISPLQLIHGLSIMVGGGVDRGVNLLATNSNLNKDFVGPPLEYVSKETSKMISKMMGNVTEESNAGRIPGVLVGGKTGTAQIWSTKTNSYSERTAVFEGIIPANNPKLAIVVVLDEVKVRPAYGAKLAGPVFTEIGRKTVHYLNSQGVFSVEPYDNAYADKKTALIAQ
- a CDS encoding OB-fold protein, with protein sequence MHTLRKIKFYFFVIIMSSYGLSYANTVHTNQYSLNFQLKTPINIKLTEQEMSFYKYLLIDDYISAINGAKSIIPKAYTSVNPEIIHKEYEKNEAAGDLKYKDKEVVLKGKIKTISRSIGDNYYIEFYSGKNVFTNTKAIMKSGNQEYLATLNKGNSVTLHCIGNGLTLGSPIFAECQPIERIAMSETNENIKKLPKMEEITQKKYLLSSIFLKIALSQYKKDINCNHYSDEINTVKECINEIKKIFENWIKIKKSYSKEKFYSILKEYNIEKDEYKKIKESMK